From a region of the Alnus glutinosa chromosome 1, dhAlnGlut1.1, whole genome shotgun sequence genome:
- the LOC133868259 gene encoding probable serine/threonine-protein kinase PBL3 has protein sequence MGNCLRSSAKVDTATSGSGVSKNSSKTSRSSAPSSLTIPSYSEKSNASSLPTPRSEGEILSSPNMKPFTFNELKNATRNFRPDSLLGEGGFGYVFKGWIDEHTFLAAKPGSGMVVAVKRLKPEGFQGHKEWLTEVNYLGQLHHPNLVKLIGYCLEGENRLLVYEFMPKGSLENHLFRRGPQPLSWAIRIKVAIGAARGLSFLHDAKSQVIYRDFKASNILLDAEFNAKLSDFGLAKAGPTGDRTHVSTQVMGTQGYAAPEYVATGRLTAKSDVYSFGVVLLELLSGRRAVDKTKVGIEQNLVDWAKPYLGDKRKLFRIMDTKLEGQYPQKGAYTAATLASQCLCAEAKVRPRMADVLLRLEELEAPKNAGRPSQSESHTVTPVRRSPMRQHHSPRNLTPGASPLPSHRQSPRVR, from the exons ATGGGAAACTGCTTACGTTCTTCAGCTAAAGTGGATACAGCCACTTCTG GATCAGGAGTCTCAAAAAATTCCAGCAAAACAAGCCGTTCATCAGCTCCTTCTAGCCTGACCATTCCATCTTACAGTGAAAAGAGCAATGCTTCAAGTCTTCCTACTCCAAGGTCTGAAGGTGAAATCTTGTCCTCTCCAAATATGAAACCCTTCACATTCAATGAGCTAAAGAATGCCACCAGAAATTTCCGCCCTGACAGTCTTCTTGGCGAGGGAGGATTTGGTTATGTTTTCAAAGGATGGATTGATGAACACACGTTTTTAGCTGCAAAGCCAGGAAGCGGAATGGTTGTTGCTGTTAAAAGGCTTAAACCTGAGGGTTTCCAAGGCCACAAGGAGTGGTTG ACTGAAGTTAATTACCTTGGCCAACTTCATCATCCAAATCTGGTTAAGCTAATTGGGTACTGTCTGGAGGGTGAGAACAGGCTTTTGGTCTATGAGTTCATGCCTAAAGGGAGCTTAGAGAATCATCTATTTAGAA GAGGGCCGCAACCACTTTCTTGGGCAATAAGGATCAAAGTGGCAATAGGTGCTGCTAGAGGGCTCTCTTTTCTTCATGATGCGAAATCACAAGTCATATATCGTGATTTCAAGGCTTCTAATATCCTATTAGATGCG GAGTTCAATGCTAAGCTTTCTGATTTTGGTTTGGCTAAGGCAGGTCCTACTGGTGATAGGACTCATGTCTCTACTCAAGTCATGGGTACTCAAGGCTATGCTGCACCTGAATATGTTGCTACAG GTCGGCTGACTGCAAAAAGTGATGTATACAGCTTTGGGGTTGTATTGCTTGAACTATTGTCTGGACGGCGTGCGGTTGATAAGACAAAGGTTGGTATTGAGCAGAATCTTGTAGACTGGGCAAAACCATATTTGGGTGACAAACGGAAACTTTTCCGGATTATGGACACCAAGTTGGAGGGCCAGTACCCCCAGAAGGGAGCCTATACGGCTGCCACCCTTGCTTCACAGTGCCTATGCGCTGAAGCTAAAGTCAGGCCTCGAATGGCAGACGTATTATTAAGACTGGAAGAGCTTGAAGCCCCTAAAAATGCAGGCAGACCCTCCCAATCAGAGTCGCATACAGTTACACCTGTCCGGAGATCCCCAATGCGTCAACACCATTCTCCTCGAAATCTAACACCTGGTGCATCTCCATTGCCATCCCACCGGCAATCGCCTCGAGTACGGTAG
- the LOC133868269 gene encoding UDP-galactose/UDP-glucose transporter 3 yields MEAHGAGLRRVLVLGFCVIGIWSAYIYQGVLQETLSTKRFGPDGKRFEHLSFLNLAQNVVCLIWSCIMIKLCSSGSSGGAPWRTYWSAGITNTIGPAMGIEALKYISYPAQVLAKSSKMIPVMLMGTLVYGIRYTLPEYLCTFLVAGGVSTFALLKTSSKTISKLAHPNAPLGYGLCTMNLAFDGFTNATQDSISKRYPKTSAWDMMLGMNLWGTIYNMIYMFGWPRGSGFEALQFCWLHPEAGWDILLYCLCGAVGQNFIFLTISRFGSLANTTITTTRKFVSIVVSSLLSGNPLSTKQWMCVVMVFSGLSYQIFLKWRKLQRSQKKRKPM; encoded by the exons ATGGAAGCTCACGGCGCCGGGCTCCGCCGTGTATTAGTGTTGGGCTTTTGTGTCATCGGCATTTGGTCTGCCTATATCTATCAAGGTGTTCTTCAGGAAACTCT GTCTACCAAGCGATTCGGTCCAGATGGGAAGAGGTTCGAACACCTTTCATTCCTTAATTTGGCGCAGAATGTAGTATGTTTAATCTGGTCATGTATAA TGATAAAGCTTTGTTCCAGTGGTAGTTCTGGCGGTGCTCCTTGGAGGACATACTGGAGTGCTGGCATTACCAACACAATTGGTCCAGCTATGGGAATCGAAGCATTGAAGTACATCAGCTACCCGGCCCAG GTCCTGGCAAAATCTTCAAAAATGATTCCAG TAATGCTGATGGGTACTTTAGTTTATGGTATAAGATACACGCTTCCAGAGTATCTTTGTACTTTTCTTGTTGCTGGAGGAGTATCTACATTCGCACTCTTAAAG ACTAGTTCAAAGACTATTAGCAAGTTGGCACATCCGAATGCACCTCTTGGATATGGCCTATGTACCATGAACCTTGCATTTGATGGATTTACAAATGCTACTCAGGATTCAATATCCAAAAG GTACCCAAAAACAAGTGCCTGGGATATGATGCTAGGAATGAACTTATGGGGCACCATTTACAACATGATCTACATGTTCGGCTGGCCACGTGGCAGCGGATTCGAGGCACTCCAGTTTTGCTGGCTGCATCCGGAGGCAGGATGGGACATTCTCCTCTATTGCCTTTGTGGGGCAGTGGGCCAGAATTTCATATTCCTGACCATAAGTCGATTTGGCTCCCTTGCTAACACCACCATCACCACCACCCGCAAGTTTGTCAGCATCGTGGTTTCTTCACTGCTGAGCGGCAATCCCCTGTCAACAAAGCAATGGATGTGCGTTGTCATGGTGTTCTCTGGGTTGTCATACCAGATCTTCCTCAAGTGGAGGAAGTTGCAGAGATCGCAGAAGAAGAGGAAGCCCATGTGA